The following are encoded together in the Flavobacterium sp. TR2 genome:
- a CDS encoding zinc dependent phospholipase C family protein has translation MKKIQMRPKLIAFGALIIGFIMLSWGNVGHERINKAAVMALPKQLQIFFYNHIDFITQEASVPDIRKYALNYKEEGARHYFDMENFGAADTYPQTLEEAKQKYDAKFLSDNGILPWYIEDMMAKLTKAFKEKNRAEILFLAADLGHYIGDAHMPLHTSKNHDGQLTDQKGIHSLWESRLPELFVKNYKLNVPEAQFYPDVHKAIWDMINDTHSLAQPLLDIDKKLRLGTAEDKVFKMDAEGKVLKSKYNTPVFSDDYAKILHEQLNGMVESQMRKAIAATASFWYTAWVNAGKPDLSDLDSPAVTQRNYQFLQDDLKLFQKGDLFGMKNQND, from the coding sequence ATGAAAAAAATCCAAATGAGACCAAAATTAATCGCTTTCGGTGCTTTAATTATTGGCTTTATTATGTTATCATGGGGAAATGTTGGCCATGAGCGTATTAACAAAGCAGCTGTAATGGCTTTACCAAAACAATTACAGATATTTTTTTACAATCACATTGATTTTATTACACAAGAAGCTTCGGTTCCAGATATCCGCAAGTATGCTTTAAATTATAAAGAAGAAGGGGCTAGGCATTATTTTGATATGGAAAATTTTGGTGCTGCAGACACTTATCCGCAGACACTAGAAGAAGCGAAACAAAAATATGACGCTAAATTTTTAAGCGATAATGGAATCTTGCCTTGGTATATTGAAGATATGATGGCAAAATTGACTAAAGCTTTTAAAGAAAAAAACAGAGCTGAAATTTTATTCTTGGCTGCAGATTTAGGTCACTATATTGGTGATGCGCATATGCCATTGCATACTTCTAAAAATCACGACGGACAATTGACTGACCAAAAAGGAATTCATTCTCTTTGGGAAAGCAGATTGCCGGAACTATTTGTTAAAAACTACAAATTAAATGTTCCTGAAGCGCAATTTTATCCTGATGTTCATAAAGCAATTTGGGATATGATTAATGATACTCACAGCTTAGCACAGCCTTTATTGGATATTGATAAGAAATTAAGATTAGGTACCGCTGAAGACAAAGTTTTTAAAATGGATGCTGAAGGAAAAGTGTTAAAAAGCAAATACAACACGCCTGTTTTCTCTGATGATTATGCTAAAATACTTCACGAACAGTTAAACGGAATGGTTGAAAGCCAAATGAGAAAAGCGATTGCAGCAACTGCAAGTTTCTGGTATACAGCATGGGTGAATGCAGGAAAACCAGATTTAAGTGATTTAGATTCACCAGCAGTTACACAAAGAAATTATCAGTTTCTGCAGGATGATTTAAAATTATTCCAAAAAGGAGATTTGTTTGGAATGAAAAATCAAAACGACTAA
- a CDS encoding LTA synthase family protein — MNFHKKLSPFYNLALLYFIVSFTLRLVLLFHPITQSSFTFAESLKIFSFGLLSDSLVFVLASAFLWLYLIFISNSKYNKPYGYIILAGFLALLIYIASGKSIFDEYGGALPKIVLIFVLIKTILFSLFLFLPKHRDKIRFWLFAFVIFLYVLLILQNAISEFFFWNEFGVKYNFIAVNYLIYTNEVIGNIMQSYPVVPIFSALFLITGTITYFIIKKSRNYIDEIPSFNEKLKISALYAVLFIFSLLAIPELAKTENSKNVFVNELQSNGIYKFYLAFQNNKLDYFKFYKTIPNEKAFALLKQDFPAISGKNTLRQIKEDSLEQRKNVVLITIESLSADFMKMYGNEQNITPFLDSLAQKSLLFTNIYAAGNRTVRGLEAVTLCLPPTAGESVVKREDNKNKFSTGSVFLKKGYNVKFMYGGDAFFDNMQDFFTGNGYQIIDKSSFAENEITFSNVWGVCDEDMYNKAIKVMNGEAKENKPFFNHIMTVSNHRPFTYPNNKIDIPGNIKSRDGGVKYTDYALKQFFKQAAKQPWFKNTVFVIVADHCASSAGKTELPLDKYRIPALIYTPDMKPEKYNKLMSQIDLMPTLFGLLNFDYESKFFGRDVFQPDYQPRAFIATYQDLGLIKDNVLTILSPKQQIKQFQLKLNEKAGISPEFQIYYDEIPMKSQNQSLIDQTISYYQSASYVLKEKEYQFKDLAKKNKELYAKVR; from the coding sequence ATGAACTTTCACAAAAAACTTTCTCCTTTCTACAATCTTGCTTTACTGTATTTTATTGTAAGTTTCACGCTTAGATTGGTATTGCTTTTTCATCCCATTACCCAAAGTTCTTTCACTTTTGCAGAAAGCTTAAAAATATTCTCTTTTGGCTTGCTGTCAGATTCTTTAGTATTTGTACTGGCTTCGGCGTTTTTGTGGCTTTATCTTATTTTTATTTCAAATTCAAAATATAACAAACCATACGGATATATTATACTGGCAGGTTTTCTAGCGCTTTTAATCTATATAGCTTCTGGAAAAAGTATTTTTGATGAATACGGTGGCGCTTTGCCTAAAATCGTTTTGATTTTTGTTTTGATAAAAACAATTTTGTTTTCACTTTTTCTTTTTCTTCCAAAGCACAGAGACAAAATTAGATTCTGGCTTTTTGCTTTTGTGATCTTTTTATACGTTTTATTGATTCTGCAAAATGCAATCAGTGAGTTCTTCTTTTGGAATGAGTTTGGCGTAAAATACAATTTCATAGCTGTTAATTACTTGATTTACACCAATGAAGTAATCGGAAACATCATGCAGTCTTATCCTGTTGTTCCGATATTCTCTGCTTTGTTTCTCATTACCGGAACCATTACTTATTTTATTATCAAGAAATCTAGAAATTATATAGATGAGATTCCTTCTTTTAATGAAAAACTAAAAATTTCGGCTTTGTATGCTGTTTTATTTATTTTTTCACTATTGGCCATTCCTGAATTAGCCAAAACAGAAAATTCGAAAAATGTTTTTGTTAACGAACTTCAATCAAACGGAATCTATAAATTCTATCTGGCTTTCCAGAATAACAAATTGGATTATTTTAAATTCTACAAAACAATTCCTAACGAAAAAGCTTTTGCTTTATTAAAACAAGACTTCCCTGCTATTTCAGGAAAAAATACATTGCGCCAAATTAAAGAAGATTCTTTGGAACAGCGCAAAAATGTGGTACTAATTACTATTGAAAGCTTAAGTGCCGATTTCATGAAAATGTATGGAAACGAACAGAACATTACGCCATTCTTAGACAGTCTTGCGCAAAAAAGCTTGCTCTTTACCAATATATATGCCGCAGGAAACCGTACAGTTCGCGGTCTTGAAGCTGTAACCTTATGTTTGCCACCTACTGCTGGCGAAAGTGTTGTAAAAAGAGAAGACAATAAAAATAAATTCTCAACAGGATCTGTTTTCCTTAAAAAAGGCTACAATGTGAAGTTTATGTATGGCGGAGATGCTTTTTTTGATAATATGCAGGATTTTTTCACTGGTAATGGTTATCAAATAATTGACAAATCGAGTTTTGCTGAAAATGAAATCACTTTTTCAAATGTATGGGGAGTCTGCGATGAAGATATGTACAATAAGGCAATCAAAGTTATGAATGGTGAAGCTAAAGAAAACAAGCCTTTCTTTAATCACATCATGACTGTAAGCAACCACAGGCCTTTTACTTATCCTAACAACAAAATTGACATTCCAGGAAACATAAAATCTCGTGACGGTGGCGTGAAATATACCGATTATGCGCTGAAACAATTCTTTAAACAAGCGGCAAAACAGCCTTGGTTTAAGAATACGGTATTTGTAATTGTAGCCGATCACTGCGCTTCTAGTGCCGGAAAAACCGAACTGCCATTAGACAAATACAGGATTCCTGCTTTAATTTATACGCCAGACATGAAACCTGAGAAATACAACAAACTGATGTCTCAGATTGATCTTATGCCAACATTATTTGGGCTTTTGAATTTTGATTATGAAAGCAAATTCTTTGGACGCGATGTGTTTCAACCAGATTATCAGCCTAGAGCCTTTATTGCAACTTATCAGGATTTGGGACTGATAAAAGATAATGTTTTGACGATTTTATCTCCAAAACAGCAGATAAAACAGTTTCAGTTGAAACTTAATGAAAAAGCTGGAATTTCTCCTGAATTTCAAATATATTATGATGAAATTCCGATGAAATCTCAAAACCAAAGTCTTATCGACCAAACGATTTCTTATTATCAATCAGCTTCTTATGTGTTAAAAGAGAAAGAATATCAGTTTAAAGACTTAGCTAAAAAGAACAAAGAATTATACGCAAAAGTTCGTTAA
- a CDS encoding response regulator transcription factor: MHILIVEDEVGIVQFLKQGLQEEGYQITTAGDGSKGFELLQEQKFDLILLDWMLPKINGLDLCKAIRVKDQTTPIIFLTAKDTVQETIEGLKAGANDYIKKPFSFEELVERIKVHFRNKKQTETLTLGNITMDLSRHIVLKGEEEISLTQREFELLAYLIQHKGKVCTRNQILRDVWEINFEYDTGVIDVFMNAIRKKLNLKIEEDYIKTIRGIGYIAND, translated from the coding sequence ATGCATATTTTAATAGTTGAAGACGAAGTAGGAATTGTTCAATTTCTAAAACAAGGTTTGCAAGAAGAAGGCTATCAAATCACTACTGCAGGTGATGGCTCTAAAGGTTTTGAACTGCTTCAAGAGCAAAAATTTGACTTAATTCTTTTAGATTGGATGCTGCCAAAAATTAACGGTCTTGATTTATGCAAGGCGATAAGAGTTAAGGATCAAACTACACCGATTATCTTTTTAACTGCAAAAGATACAGTTCAAGAAACTATAGAAGGCTTAAAAGCTGGGGCAAACGATTACATCAAAAAACCTTTTAGCTTCGAGGAACTGGTTGAGCGAATTAAAGTTCACTTTAGAAATAAAAAACAAACCGAAACTCTGACGCTTGGAAACATTACGATGGATTTATCCAGACATATTGTATTAAAAGGAGAAGAAGAAATTTCGCTTACACAGCGTGAGTTCGAATTGCTGGCTTATTTAATTCAGCATAAAGGTAAAGTCTGCACAAGAAATCAGATTTTAAGAGACGTTTGGGAAATCAATTTTGAGTATGATACAGGCGTTATTGATGTTTTTATGAATGCAATTCGAAAAAAGCTGAATCTTAAAATTGAGGAAGACTATATAAAAACCATCCGAGGCATTGGATATATTGCCAATGATTAG
- a CDS encoding sensor histidine kinase yields the protein MTSLSFKNRIALNYIVGTGLLVLAVFSAIYFIVKLTVYNHIDENLNIEIQDHLKELRIEKGAVVFMDAEEWEEREHNSVDVNPIFVQFLDLNKKIIEKSPNLKNEKLVFHESKEHFNPFDAKLLGNKIRQIQVPLHVHEKKVGYLIIAMSLSDSSKVLDNLMDTLLITFPIILLILFFLARFYAGRSIKPINSIIQTSKIITKDNLKARIPLPKTRDELFTLSKTINNLLNRIEDAIEREKQFTSDASHELRTPLTVIKGTLEVLIRKPRNNKEYEEKINYCINEVDHLNSLVDQLLMMARFENQKQNILKENIYLNSVILDVLKLNTEKIKSGKINVILDASEEFYIYSDHYLTVTILRNIISNAVKYSKPDSTVRISLSRENQKIICNILDHGIGIAKKDLESILNPFFRSDSLNHSEIKGTGLGLFIVKRMTDLLKIKFKIESEIGVGTKVLLVFEEYDNSLK from the coding sequence ATGACATCCTTATCTTTTAAAAACAGAATAGCGTTAAATTATATAGTCGGAACAGGACTGTTGGTTTTAGCGGTCTTTTCTGCTATTTATTTTATTGTGAAACTTACGGTTTACAATCATATTGATGAGAATTTGAATATTGAAATTCAGGATCATTTAAAAGAGTTAAGAATAGAAAAAGGTGCTGTAGTGTTTATGGATGCCGAAGAATGGGAGGAAAGAGAGCATAATTCGGTAGATGTAAATCCTATTTTTGTTCAGTTTTTAGATTTGAACAAAAAAATTATCGAAAAATCGCCTAATTTAAAAAATGAGAAACTCGTTTTTCATGAAAGCAAAGAGCATTTTAACCCATTTGACGCTAAATTATTAGGGAATAAAATTCGCCAGATACAAGTTCCGCTTCACGTGCATGAAAAGAAAGTCGGTTATCTGATTATTGCCATGTCGCTTTCAGATTCTTCAAAAGTGTTGGATAATCTGATGGATACTTTATTGATTACTTTTCCCATTATTCTGCTTATTTTGTTTTTTCTGGCCAGATTTTATGCCGGGCGAAGCATCAAGCCAATAAACAGCATTATTCAGACATCGAAGATTATTACGAAAGATAATCTTAAAGCGCGCATTCCATTGCCAAAAACAAGAGACGAATTATTTACGCTTTCTAAAACCATCAATAATTTATTGAACCGAATTGAAGATGCAATAGAACGTGAAAAACAATTTACATCTGACGCTTCACATGAGCTTAGAACACCGCTTACGGTAATTAAAGGAACACTTGAAGTATTGATTCGTAAACCACGTAATAACAAGGAGTACGAAGAGAAGATAAATTATTGCATTAATGAAGTGGATCATTTGAATTCTCTTGTAGACCAGCTGCTTATGATGGCTCGTTTTGAGAACCAAAAGCAGAATATTCTCAAAGAAAATATATATCTAAATTCGGTGATTTTAGATGTTCTGAAATTGAATACAGAGAAAATTAAATCTGGAAAAATAAATGTGATTTTAGATGCCTCAGAAGAGTTTTACATTTATTCTGACCATTATTTAACAGTAACTATTCTTCGAAATATCATTTCAAATGCTGTAAAATACTCAAAGCCTGACAGTACGGTTAGAATTTCATTATCAAGAGAAAACCAGAAGATAATCTGCAACATTTTGGATCACGGAATAGGAATTGCCAAAAAAGATCTCGAATCTATTTTGAATCCTTTTTTCAGATCAGATTCTTTAAATCATTCAGAAATTAAAGGAACAGGTCTTGGATTGTTTATTGTAAAACGAATGACCGATCTGCTTAAAATTAAATTTAAAATTGAAAGTGAAATTGGGGTCGGAACTAAAGTTTTACTGGTTTTTGAAGAATATGACAATTCGTTAAAGTAA
- the hisG gene encoding ATP phosphoribosyltransferase, which translates to MSTLKIAIQKSGRLNEDSIQILKDCGISINNGIDQLKAEASNFPLEVLYLRNSDIPQYLIDGVVDLAIVGDNLLVEKGKGIEVVQKLGFSKCKVSVAVPKTFEYNSVKDLANLRIATSYPNTVTEYFNKFGLTVDIHQISGSVEIAPNIGLADAIVDIVSSGSTLFKNNLKEVEVILKSEAVLAVSPKVSPEIQKHIDTLKFRIQAVLRARNSKYILMNVPNDKIEAVGKILPVLRSLTVLPLAQEGWSSVHSVIDKDTFWDVIDQLKEVGAEGILVCPIEKMVL; encoded by the coding sequence ATGAGTACTTTAAAAATTGCAATTCAAAAATCGGGTCGTTTAAACGAAGACAGCATTCAAATTCTAAAAGACTGCGGTATTTCAATCAACAACGGAATTGACCAGTTAAAAGCAGAAGCTTCAAATTTTCCTCTTGAGGTTTTATACCTTAGAAACTCTGATATTCCGCAGTATTTAATTGACGGAGTGGTAGATTTAGCTATTGTTGGCGACAATCTTTTGGTAGAAAAAGGAAAAGGAATTGAAGTGGTTCAGAAATTAGGATTTTCAAAATGTAAAGTTTCTGTTGCTGTTCCTAAAACCTTCGAATACAATTCGGTAAAAGATTTAGCGAATCTTCGTATAGCAACATCTTACCCAAATACAGTTACCGAATATTTCAATAAATTTGGTTTAACTGTAGATATTCATCAAATTTCTGGTTCTGTAGAAATTGCGCCAAATATTGGCCTTGCAGATGCGATTGTAGATATCGTTTCAAGCGGAAGCACTTTATTTAAAAATAACCTAAAAGAAGTTGAAGTTATTTTGAAAAGTGAGGCTGTTTTAGCTGTTTCGCCAAAAGTTTCTCCAGAAATCCAAAAACACATTGATACTTTAAAGTTTAGAATTCAAGCGGTATTAAGAGCAAGAAATTCGAAATATATTTTAATGAACGTTCCAAACGACAAAATTGAAGCAGTTGGAAAAATCCTTCCGGTTCTGAGAAGTTTAACCGTTCTTCCTCTAGCTCAAGAAGGTTGGAGCAGCGTTCACTCTGTAATTGATAAAGATACTTTTTGGGATGTAATAGATCAGTTAAAAGAAGTAGGAGCCGAAGGAATTTTAGTTTGCCCAATTGAGAAAATGGTTCTTTAG